The DNA window TCGAGAGAACTCACAAGCGCTTCCCCGGGGCGGTCGAGGGCGCGTCGTCCACTATGAGGGCCGGCCGCTCAACTGCGCCTCCAGCACCAGTTCGTGATTACGCACCCCGGGAAGCGGGGTCCGCGCGACCACGTCGAATCCGGCTTGTTCGAGCTCTCGTGCTATCTGGTCCGGGGTGATGACCCGGAAGCGATTCACGCAGATGACGAAAGGGTCCAGCGATTCATCCGCGGGATGAATGGTGACGTCGCGGATCTCCTCCGACGGGTAGACCTTGGCGTGCAGCACGTAGCGGCGGCCACTTCTGCCCGTGAACTCCTGGGTGCGCTCCAGCGGCTCCTGCCTGCCGGACGCGTCCGGGTTGGCCATGCCGACCAGGAACCTCCCGCCGGGCTCAAGGTGCTCACGGACCGACGAGTACAGCCCAGGTCTGTCGACATCGTCGAGGAGGTCGATCGTGGACGGGCTGAGAACCGCCGTTCCGAAGCGCTTTCCCAGCGCGAAGGCGGTCATGTCGCCGGGCACGACGGTGCACCGGTCCCGCAGGTCCGCCGGCGCGTCCGCCAGCCGCTGCCGCAGGGTGGCGAGCATCGCGGCCGACAGTTCCAGGGCGGTCACCTCCCAGCCGAGCTCCAGGAGCGGAATGGTCAGTCTGCCGGTTCCGGCCCCGAGCTCCAGGACCGCTCCCGACTCCGGGCGAATAAGCGCGGAAAAACCATGTGCTTCCTCCGTGCCGCCCGCGTCCGCCGCCAAATCCCGGAAGATGTCCGAGGCGTTCTCGTCGTAGAAGTCACACAGCACGCCTCTTTCGCCTACCGAGGCCAGCAGAATATCCGCGCGGGCGGGCCGGATCGGTCCATGCTCTGCTTTACTCCCCATTGCGCCAACCTACTCATAGGGATTCGACGTTGGCACGAAGGGAGGTTGGACAACTCCCGGGGACAATGAGCGCGCTCGGGCCAGGGCGCTGTCGCACCCCGGCCCGAGCGCGCTCACTGTCCTTGGCCGCGTTCCCGATGCCGCTTGATCGGAGGCGGCCTCACTCGAAGGAGAGCCCCGCGGCCGGCGTCACCCGAGCGGCCCGGCGTGCCGGGAGAACACTGGCGAGGAGCCCCGCCAGGGCGGCGGTGAGGAGGACGGCCCCGAGCAGTGGCCATGGGACCTGCATGGTGGCGTTGGTGAGAGCCTGTTTCACGAAGGTCACGTAGCCGACCCAGGCGAACCCGATCCCGATCACGGTGCCGAGCAGGGCGGCCACCAGCGAGAGCAGCACGGCCTCGGCGGCCAGCATCTGCCGCAACTGCCTGCGCGTGAGGCCGAGCGCGCGCAGCAGGGCGTGTTCGCGGACGCGTTCGAGAACGGACAGGCCCAGAGTGTTGGCGATCCCGACGAGGGCGATCGCCACGGAGAAGCCGAGCAGGGCGACGATCGCCCAGGTGAGGATCGCCAGCGGCGCGTTCTCCGTCTCGCGGGCCTCCAGCTGGTCGTACACGTTCGCGCCGGCCGGAGCCGCCAGGTCGCCCAGAGCACCGACGAGCCGCGCCGAGTCGGCGTCGGAGGACGCGCGGATCCAGATGGCACGCGGCGCGGAGGAGCCGGTGAGCTGGGCCAGCGTCTCCGGCGCGACGAGGGCTTCGAGGCCCCAGCCAGTGGCGAGGGAGACCCGCAGCTCAGCCCGCCGCTCGCCGACCGCGACCTTGACCTTGTCGCCGGCCCGGAGGCGCAGCTGACGGAAGGCGGATTCGTCGAGTCTGATCACGCCGGGTTCCACCTGGGCGAACGCCCCGCCGTCGCGGGCCACCCGCTTGGCGTCCGGCGCGGCTATCACCGGGATCGGTTTGTCGAGGCCGGAGACCGTGGCGACGGCGCCGTCGACGGCGATGGCCAGATCCACCCCGGAGGTGCGGCGTACCTTGTCGAGGAGGTCGTCGGAGAGCGGCTTGCCGGTCGAGACGAGCGCGGCGTCGACGGGGTGCTGGCCGTCGAGTTTCTCGTTCAGCGCCGCCGATGTGGTGGTGATCCCGGTGAGGACGGCGGTGATCAGGGTGATGCCGACCAGGAGTGAGGCGGTGGTGGTGGCGGTCCGGCGCGGGTTGCGCACGGCGTTCTTCGTCGCGAGCTGCCCGATGGGGCCGAAGCGCGTACCGGTGAGCTGGATCAGACGGGGGACGAGCACCGGACCGAACAGGAGGACGCCGACGAACAGGGAACCGCCGCCGGCCAGCATGACCACCGTGCTGTGCGACACCATCGCCAGCACGAGCAGGAGAAGCCCGGCGATCGACAGGACGGCGGCGAGCGCCAGCCGTGCTCGCCCCGGGGCCGTACGCGGGTCGGTCCCGGTGTCCGGGCGCAGCGCCGCCAGCGGGCTCACCCGCACCACGCGCCGGATCGGCAGCCAGGCCGCGACCAGGGTGCCCATCAGCCCGATGGCGAGCCCGCCCAGCAGCCACGGCGCGGGCGGTGGCGGGGAGGCGATCGGCGTGATCGGCGAAAGGGTCTTGATCAGGGCGATGAGCCCGTAGCCGAGCCCGATGCCGACGAGCACGCCGGCCAGCGAGGCGATCAGGCCGACGACGGCGGCCTCCCGGCGTACCGAGCTCATCACCTGGCGCCGGGTCGCGCCCACGCAGCGCAACAGCGCGAAATCGCGCAGTCGCTGGGCCAGCAGAATGGAGAACGTGTTCGCGATCACCAGGATCGAGACGAACACCGCGATGCCCGCGAAGAGCAGCAGCAGCAACGACCAGGTGTCCACGCCGTTCTGGAGCTGTGCCGTTCTGTCCGCGATGGCCTGCTCCGGGGTCTGCACCTTCGCGTCGTCGGGGACCGGGCCGACCGCGCCCCGCACCGTCACCGTGTAGATGCCGAGAGAGGGGTCGTCGGCCCAGCGCATGAGCTGCGG is part of the Nonomuraea coxensis DSM 45129 genome and encodes:
- the mpaM gene encoding daptide-type RiPP biosynthesis methyltransferase, encoding MGSKAEHGPIRPARADILLASVGERGVLCDFYDENASDIFRDLAADAGGTEEAHGFSALIRPESGAVLELGAGTGRLTIPLLELGWEVTALELSAAMLATLRQRLADAPADLRDRCTVVPGDMTAFALGKRFGTAVLSPSTIDLLDDVDRPGLYSSVREHLEPGGRFLVGMANPDASGRQEPLERTQEFTGRSGRRYVLHAKVYPSEEIRDVTIHPADESLDPFVICVNRFRVITPDQIARELEQAGFDVVARTPLPGVRNHELVLEAQLSGRPS
- a CDS encoding ABC transporter permease codes for the protein MRTVFLASLRTHIRRYVAAAIAVTVAVAFVVGVGVLTTGAQTGIMAGFGAPFRNSSYVVSKLRNEDAFKLVERHGENASPLGRAMLTVRAGGRSYPEMGVGPVAASTDLRWQKLTSGRFPAGKGEAVVDVWDAQNWDVSVGDRIRVGEGATAADFTVVGIVQAPSPVAQASVYVTWPQLMRWADDPSLGIYTVTVRGAVGPVPDDAKVQTPEQAIADRTAQLQNGVDTWSLLLLLFAGIAVFVSILVIANTFSILLAQRLRDFALLRCVGATRRQVMSSVRREAAVVGLIASLAGVLVGIGLGYGLIALIKTLSPITPIASPPPPAPWLLGGLAIGLMGTLVAAWLPIRRVVRVSPLAALRPDTGTDPRTAPGRARLALAAVLSIAGLLLLVLAMVSHSTVVMLAGGGSLFVGVLLFGPVLVPRLIQLTGTRFGPIGQLATKNAVRNPRRTATTTASLLVGITLITAVLTGITTTSAALNEKLDGQHPVDAALVSTGKPLSDDLLDKVRRTSGVDLAIAVDGAVATVSGLDKPIPVIAAPDAKRVARDGGAFAQVEPGVIRLDESAFRQLRLRAGDKVKVAVGERRAELRVSLATGWGLEALVAPETLAQLTGSSAPRAIWIRASSDADSARLVGALGDLAAPAGANVYDQLEARETENAPLAILTWAIVALLGFSVAIALVGIANTLGLSVLERVREHALLRALGLTRRQLRQMLAAEAVLLSLVAALLGTVIGIGFAWVGYVTFVKQALTNATMQVPWPLLGAVLLTAALAGLLASVLPARRAARVTPAAGLSFE